A single window of Nicotiana sylvestris chromosome 5, ASM39365v2, whole genome shotgun sequence DNA harbors:
- the LOC104217904 gene encoding transcription factor DIVARICATA-like codes for METIFPTSSSWMNKSSIWTKEENKLFESAIAIYDENTPNRWFQVADMIPGKSVLDVMMQYQELAADVCDIEAGLVPNPGYFASSDCGLQTFRKRGRSSDQERKKGVPWTEEEHRRFLMGLDKYGKGDWRNISKKMVISRTPTQVASHAQKYYQRQLSGCKDKRRPSIHDITTFHFVADDTSQNNINSLSKEKLHKFTTTTDVVKYWNSSSDEHLMDFGSSYGSSIVAYPYELSSQSWDGHGAIWD; via the exons ATGGAAACTATATTTCCTACTTCATCAAGTTGGATGAACAAGAGCTCAATATGGACTAAAGAAGAGAACAAACTGTTCGAAAGTGCTATTGCGATATACGATGAGAATACTCCGAATAGGTGGTTTCAGGTGGCAGATATGATCCCTGGAAAGTCAGTGCTTGATGTGATGATGCAATATCAGGAACTAGCTGCAGATGTTTGTGACATCGAAGCTGGATTGGTTCCAAATCCTGGTTATTTCGCGTCTTCTGATTGTGGATTACAAACATTTAGAAAGAGAGGCAGGTCTTCTGatcaagaaagaaagaaaggagtaCCATGGACAGAGGAAGAACACAG GCGATTTCTAATGGGTTTAGACAAGTATGGAAAAGGGGACTGGAGGAATATATCCAAGAAAATGGTAATCTCAAGAACACCAACACAAGTAGCAAGTCATGCTCAGAAATACTACCAGAGACAGCTCTCAGGATGCAAAGATAAGAGGAGACCCAGTATCCATGACATTACCACTTTCCATTTCGTGGCCGACGACAcatctcaaaacaacatcaattcTCTCTCTAAAGAAAAGTTGCACAAATTCACAACTACAACAGATGTAGTGAAATACTGGAATAGCTCAAGTGATGAACATCTTATGGATTTTGGATCGTCTTATGGAAGTTCAATTGTGGCATACCCGTATGAGCTTTCTTCACAATCTTGGGATGGACATGGAGCTATATGGGATTGA